In the genome of Limanda limanda chromosome 15, fLimLim1.1, whole genome shotgun sequence, one region contains:
- the peli1b gene encoding E3 ubiquitin-protein ligase pellino homolog 1b, with protein sequence MYSPEQENISTTTSTKVPAKYGELIVLGYNGSLPNGDRGRRKSRFALCKRPKANGVKPSTVHVACSPQAAKAISNKDQHSISYTLSRVQTVVVEYTHDPNTDMFQIGRSTESPIDFVVTDTVAGSQSNADTQSVQSTISRFACRIMCQRTPPYTARIYAAGFDSSKNIFLGEKAAKWKTPDSQMDGLTTNGVLVMHPRHGFTQDSKPGVWREISVCGNVFTLRETRSAQQRGKMVDTESQELVDGSLIDLCGATLLWRTAEGLARTPTLKHLEALRQEINAARPQCPVGFNTLAFPSMRRKDTPDEKQPWVYLHCGHVHGYHNWGNHRLEREGREGRHRECPMCRTKGPYVPLWLGCEAGFYVDAAPPTHAFNPCGHVCSEKTAAFWSQIPLPHGTHTFHAACPFCAQQLTGEHGFARLIFQGPLD encoded by the exons ATGTACTCACCGGAGCAGGAAAAcatctccaccaccacctccaccaaaGTGCCAGCGAAGTATGGAGAGCTCATTGTGCTGGG gtacaATGGCTCCCTGCCCAACGGGGACCGAGGTCGACGTAAAAGTCGTTTTGCACTTTGTAAGCGACCGAAGGCGAACGGGGTGAAACCCAGCACAGTCCACGTGGCCTGCTCTCCACAGGCAGCCaag GCCATTAGCAACAAAGACCAGCACAGCATCTCCTACACTCTGTCTCGAGTGCAGACGGTGGTGGTGGAGTACACCCACGACCCCAACACAGACATGTTCCAG aTCGGTCGATCGACGGAGAGTCCCATCGACTTCGTGGTGACCGACACGGTGGCCGGCAGCCAGAGCAACGCCGACACGCAGTCGGTGCAGAGCACCATCTCCCGCTTCGCCTGCCGCATCATGTGCCAGCGCACGCCGCCTTACACCGCACGCATCTACGCCGCCGGCTTCGATTCCTCCAAGAACATCTTCCTGGGG GAGAAAGCTGCTAAGTGGAAGACACCTGACAGCCAAATGGACGGGCTGACCACGAACGGCGTGCTGGTGATGCATCCTCGCCACGGCTTCACGCAGGACTCCAAGCCGGGCGTGTGGAGGGAGATCTCCGTCTGCGGAAACGTCTTCACCCTGAGAGAAACTCGCTCAGCCCAGCAGAGAGGGAAGATG GTGGACACTGAGAGTCAGGAGCTGGTGGACGGCTCGCTCATCGACCTCTGCGGCGCCACGCTGCTGTGGCGCACGGCCGAAGGCCTGGCCCGCACCCCCACCCTCAAGCACCTGGAGGCCCTGCGGCAGGAGATCAACGCGGCGCGCCCGCAGTGTCCCGTGGGCTTCAACACGCTGGCCTTCCCCTCCATGCGGCGCAAGGACACGCCGGACGAGAAGCAGCCGTGGGTCTACCTGCACTGCGGCCACGTGCACGGCTACCACAACTGGGGCAACCACCGCCTGGAGAGGGAGGGGCGGGAGGGCCGGCACCGGGAGTGCCCCATGTGCCGGACCAAGGGGCCGTACGTGCCGCTGTGGCTGGGCTGCGAGGCGGGCTTCTACGTGGACGCCGCCCCCCCCACTCACGCCTTCAACCCCTGCGGCCACGTGTGCTCGGAGAAGACGGCGGCCTTCTGGAGTCAGATCCCGCTGCCGCACGGCACGCACACCTTCCACGCCGCCTGCCCCTTCTGCGCCCAGCAGCTGACGGGCGAGCACGGCTTCGCCAGACTCATCTTCCAGGGCCCGCTCGACTAG